In Agrobacterium tumefaciens, a single genomic region encodes these proteins:
- a CDS encoding adenylate/guanylate cyclase domain-containing protein, whose translation MIRFFSETNLRRARISSGLIIFAFVFFHLSNHSLALISIDTAERARKWFSLIWLNPVSSLLFYGSVVVHVCLVLRSLYLRRTLRMPLREALQVIFGLSIPFLIIGHAVNIRVSHMLYGIDVGYYSVIRRLWINNPVGGAWQSLALIVIWTHGCIGLYFWLRYREWYPKIAGLFMTVAVMLPLLALLGFSDAGRWLEEVDRKYALPPGLTDSAIQRDELPLQREMETQIRFITGATEAIFAGAVMLVFVLRGVRSFRQRLTAIEIHYEQGAQARIPAGFSILEASRLAGIPHYSVCGGKGRCSTCRVKVLNSKGPLPPPGDIEQTTLRRIHADSDVRLGCQLRPTSDLDIALLVSPPRESDLPADAQQARPGREEEIAILFCDLRNFTTLSEARLPYDVVFLLNRYFTIVGQAVEQAGGHLDKFIGDGAMALFGLGEDTDRACRNAMKAAATILRDIAILNEGLEKQFAVRLEVVVGIHSGPSIVGVMGYGAAKTLTAIGDTVNVASRLESKAKEFGAAIVVSEPAIIQAGQEIDDLRSEEIAIRGRNSQMKVYLLSREESERYL comes from the coding sequence ATGATCCGTTTCTTTTCGGAGACCAATTTAAGACGTGCCCGGATTTCATCCGGCCTCATCATATTTGCTTTCGTTTTTTTCCATCTCTCCAATCATTCCCTTGCACTCATTTCCATCGACACGGCTGAACGGGCGCGAAAATGGTTCAGCCTGATCTGGCTCAATCCCGTCAGCAGCCTGCTTTTTTACGGTTCGGTCGTGGTGCATGTCTGCCTCGTCCTGCGTTCGCTTTATCTGCGCAGGACGCTCCGCATGCCGCTGCGTGAGGCGCTTCAGGTCATATTCGGCCTGTCGATCCCGTTTCTGATCATCGGCCACGCCGTCAATATCCGAGTCTCGCATATGCTTTATGGCATCGACGTCGGTTATTATTCGGTCATCCGACGGCTCTGGATCAACAATCCCGTCGGAGGCGCGTGGCAAAGCCTCGCATTGATTGTCATCTGGACCCATGGATGCATCGGCCTCTATTTCTGGCTGCGGTATCGCGAGTGGTATCCGAAAATCGCCGGGCTCTTCATGACGGTGGCTGTCATGCTGCCGCTCCTGGCGTTGCTGGGCTTCAGCGATGCAGGCCGCTGGCTGGAAGAGGTGGATCGGAAATATGCGCTTCCTCCGGGGCTGACGGATAGCGCCATTCAGAGAGACGAACTCCCGCTGCAAAGGGAGATGGAAACGCAAATCCGGTTCATCACCGGCGCAACCGAGGCGATTTTTGCCGGCGCGGTGATGCTGGTCTTCGTGTTGCGCGGTGTGCGAAGCTTCCGGCAACGGCTGACCGCGATTGAAATCCACTATGAACAGGGCGCACAGGCGCGGATCCCGGCCGGGTTCAGCATTCTCGAAGCCAGCAGGCTTGCGGGCATTCCCCATTACTCCGTCTGCGGCGGCAAGGGGCGCTGCTCAACCTGTCGCGTCAAGGTTCTGAACAGCAAAGGGCCCCTTCCGCCGCCCGGAGACATCGAGCAGACGACGCTAAGGCGCATCCATGCCGATTCGGATGTGCGGCTCGGCTGTCAGCTGCGCCCCACCAGCGATCTCGACATCGCGCTTCTCGTTTCACCACCCCGAGAGAGCGATCTGCCCGCGGATGCGCAGCAGGCCCGCCCCGGTCGAGAAGAGGAAATCGCCATCCTCTTCTGCGATCTGCGCAATTTCACCACGCTGTCCGAAGCGAGGCTGCCCTATGATGTGGTCTTCCTTCTCAACCGCTATTTCACCATCGTCGGCCAGGCCGTCGAACAGGCCGGTGGCCATCTCGACAAATTCATCGGTGACGGCGCCATGGCCCTTTTTGGACTTGGCGAGGATACGGACAGGGCCTGTCGCAACGCCATGAAGGCAGCCGCAACCATATTGCGGGATATCGCAATCCTGAACGAGGGGCTGGAAAAACAATTCGCCGTCCGCCTCGAAGTGGTGGTCGGCATTCACTCCGGTCCGAGCATCGTCGGCGTGATGGGATATGGCGCGGCAAAAACCCTGACAGCCATAGGCGATACCGTGAATGTGGCAAGCCGGCTCGAATCCAAGGCCAAGGAATTCGGCGCCGCCATCGTCGTTTCCGAACCGGCCATCATTCAGGCTGGGCAGGAAATTGACGATCTCAGAAGCGAAGAAATCGCCATTCGCGGACGAAACTCGCAGATGAAGGTGTATCTGCTCTCAAGAGAAGAGAGCGAGCGTTATCTGTAA
- a CDS encoding class I SAM-dependent methyltransferase, producing MSRLDSFIRRLTAQRDILNHVEADLDLPDQGALMEIGLGNGRTFNHLRELFPNRRIIAFDRAMGAHASSVPAAEDLVIGEISQTAPAFIGTDAAMIHADIGTGYPEKDAVTLTWLPDLAAGMLAKGGIAISGLPLDHAMLKPLPVPESVPTDRYFLYRKI from the coding sequence ATGAGCAGACTGGACAGTTTTATTCGCCGGTTGACCGCGCAGCGCGATATCCTCAACCATGTCGAGGCCGATCTCGATCTGCCCGATCAGGGCGCGCTCATGGAAATCGGGCTTGGAAACGGGCGCACTTTCAATCACCTGCGGGAACTGTTTCCGAACCGCCGTATCATCGCTTTCGACAGGGCCATGGGCGCGCATGCCTCTTCCGTTCCGGCGGCAGAGGATCTCGTGATCGGTGAAATCTCGCAAACCGCTCCGGCCTTCATCGGAACGGATGCGGCGATGATACATGCCGATATCGGCACGGGTTATCCGGAAAAGGATGCGGTTACTTTGACGTGGCTGCCCGATCTTGCCGCGGGCATGCTGGCGAAAGGCGGCATCGCCATCAGTGGCCTGCCACTCGATCATGCCATGCTGAAACCGCTGCCGGTGCCGGAAAGCGTGCCGACGGATCGATATTTTCTTTATCGCAAGATTTGA
- a CDS encoding nucleotide sugar dehydrogenase: protein MTSPDISQTLLSSIENRSAKAGVIGLGYVGLPLAMTVAKAGFKVVGFDIDPGKITAIEAGRSYIEAVSDEVLASVRQDDGFVASSDFSRLAECDVIAICVPTPLTKYREPDLSYVEKTCREIATHLRKGQLVVLESTTYPGTTDGVVKTILESTGLVSGVDFFIGFSPEREDPGNSDFETSTIPKVVAGDGEAAGKLMAAFYGSVVKKIVPVSTNATAEAVKITENVFRAVNIALVNELKVVYEAMGIDIWEVIDAAKTKPFGFMPFYPGPGLGGHCIPIDPFYLTWKSREYELPTRFIELAGEINTGMPRHVVGRVAEALDIHSGKALSRSKVLVVGLAYKKNVPDIRESPSLKLMELIQERGGEAAYFDPYVAEIPKTREYSHLMGMKSVSWDSNTIGGFDAVLVATDHDNVDYAALSDWAPLIVDTRNVFARRDIAAKHIIKA, encoded by the coding sequence TTGACTTCTCCAGACATTTCCCAGACCTTGCTTTCCAGCATCGAAAACAGAAGCGCAAAAGCGGGGGTGATCGGCCTCGGCTATGTTGGCCTGCCGCTTGCCATGACGGTCGCCAAGGCTGGTTTCAAGGTTGTCGGTTTCGACATCGACCCCGGTAAAATTACTGCGATCGAAGCGGGCCGCAGCTATATCGAGGCAGTTTCCGATGAGGTGCTGGCAAGTGTGCGGCAGGATGACGGTTTCGTTGCCAGCAGCGATTTCTCCAGGCTGGCCGAATGCGATGTAATCGCCATCTGTGTGCCGACGCCGCTGACGAAATATCGCGAGCCGGACCTTTCCTATGTTGAAAAAACCTGCCGGGAGATTGCCACCCATCTGCGCAAGGGGCAGCTCGTGGTGCTGGAATCGACCACCTATCCCGGCACGACCGACGGGGTGGTGAAGACCATTCTGGAGAGCACTGGCCTGGTCTCCGGCGTTGATTTCTTCATCGGCTTTTCGCCCGAGCGGGAAGACCCCGGCAATAGCGACTTCGAAACCTCTACTATCCCGAAGGTCGTCGCCGGTGACGGCGAGGCTGCCGGAAAATTGATGGCCGCCTTCTACGGCTCCGTGGTGAAGAAGATCGTTCCGGTTTCGACCAATGCCACGGCCGAGGCGGTGAAAATCACCGAAAATGTCTTCCGCGCCGTCAATATCGCCCTCGTTAACGAACTCAAGGTCGTCTACGAGGCGATGGGTATCGACATTTGGGAAGTGATCGACGCGGCGAAAACCAAGCCGTTCGGTTTCATGCCGTTTTATCCCGGTCCGGGTCTCGGCGGCCATTGCATACCGATCGACCCGTTCTACCTCACCTGGAAATCACGCGAATATGAATTGCCGACGCGGTTCATCGAGCTTGCCGGCGAAATCAATACCGGCATGCCGCGCCATGTCGTCGGGCGGGTTGCCGAAGCGCTCGATATCCATTCCGGCAAGGCGCTCAGCCGCTCCAAGGTTCTGGTCGTCGGTCTCGCCTACAAGAAAAACGTGCCCGATATTCGCGAAAGCCCGTCGCTGAAGCTCATGGAGCTTATTCAGGAGCGCGGTGGCGAAGCGGCCTATTTCGATCCATATGTGGCGGAAATTCCGAAAACCCGGGAATATAGCCACCTTATGGGCATGAAATCCGTATCTTGGGACAGTAATACCATCGGCGGCTTCGATGCCGTTCTTGTCGCGACGGATCACGACAATGTCGACTATGCTGCGCTCAGCGACTGGGCGCCGCTGATCGTCGATACACGAAATGTCTTCGCGCGCCGGGATATCGCCGCAAAACACATCATCAAGGCCTGA
- a CDS encoding glycosyltransferase family 4 protein has translation MKIAFYSPLKSPNHPVPSGDRLMARLLMKAMTMGGHDVFVASELRSFLKQPDDPARPSLADEAGREIETIAERWRREGAPDLWFCYHPYYKAPDLLGPELVQRFGLSYVTAEASYSPKRNGMGWQAVQDGLLAALNGAAVNICFTARDREGLVRASSTLQWAMLPPFIDAGAFLSNTPRPEPARLITVAMMRAGDKLSSYRTLSEALALLPGNLDWTLDIVGDGPERAAVEAMFSAFPDHRLVWHGEKSPTEIAALLSKAAFYVWPGHGEAYGLAYLEAQAAGLPVVAEKVAGVPEVVKSGTTGLLTPENDTAAYAETIKTLLGDDRQREELAKAARQFVINERSLENAAAKLNQILLQAKAQRS, from the coding sequence ATGAAGATCGCCTTTTATTCGCCGCTCAAATCGCCCAACCATCCCGTTCCCTCCGGCGACCGGCTGATGGCCCGACTGTTGATGAAAGCGATGACGATGGGCGGCCACGACGTTTTCGTCGCCTCCGAACTACGCAGCTTCCTGAAACAGCCGGACGATCCGGCGCGGCCATCGCTCGCCGATGAGGCCGGGCGCGAAATCGAAACGATCGCGGAGCGCTGGCGGCGGGAGGGCGCGCCGGACCTCTGGTTTTGTTATCACCCCTATTACAAGGCCCCTGACCTGCTCGGCCCGGAACTGGTGCAGCGTTTTGGCCTTTCCTATGTCACCGCCGAGGCATCCTATTCACCGAAACGCAACGGCATGGGCTGGCAGGCGGTTCAGGACGGGTTGCTCGCCGCATTGAACGGGGCCGCGGTCAATATCTGCTTCACCGCGCGGGATCGTGAAGGGCTTGTGCGCGCTTCCTCCACCCTGCAATGGGCGATGTTGCCGCCCTTCATCGATGCCGGGGCATTTCTCAGCAACACACCCCGGCCGGAGCCAGCAAGGCTCATCACCGTCGCCATGATGCGGGCGGGCGACAAGCTCTCGAGCTATCGTACCCTATCCGAAGCGCTGGCCTTGTTGCCTGGGAATCTCGACTGGACGCTGGACATCGTCGGCGACGGCCCGGAACGCGCGGCCGTAGAGGCGATGTTCAGCGCTTTTCCCGATCACCGCCTCGTCTGGCACGGGGAAAAAAGCCCAACGGAGATCGCGGCACTTCTTTCAAAAGCTGCCTTCTATGTCTGGCCGGGCCATGGCGAGGCCTATGGTCTCGCCTATCTTGAAGCACAGGCCGCCGGCCTGCCCGTCGTGGCCGAAAAAGTCGCCGGCGTTCCCGAAGTGGTAAAATCCGGCACGACAGGATTACTGACACCGGAAAATGATACAGCCGCTTATGCCGAGACGATCAAGACCCTGCTCGGTGATGACAGGCAGCGTGAGGAACTGGCAAAAGCGGCCCGCCAGTTCGTCATCAATGAACGATCTCTGGAAAACGCCGCAGCAAAGCTGAACCAAATTCTTTTGCAGGCAAAGGCACAAAGATCATGA
- a CDS encoding polysaccharide deacetylase family protein has product MSLEKLKAALDECSRRGIKADLWLRDDDAVEPTPALDLLLDLCGSFSVPVTLAVIPEMTTDKLATHLDASDIAEVAVHGWSHVNYAGAEEKKQELGSHRDPAIVLDELQSGLDKLHDLHGGRLVPMLVPPWNRIDAGIVKSLADIGYRALSVFGPEKNTVPPCLNTHVDVIDWHGSRGGRDDDILFSETAARILRTAEEGGTTGILTHHLVHDDTVWRFLRRLFEVTTGHPAARWRSSKDLVNGISP; this is encoded by the coding sequence ATGAGTCTGGAAAAACTCAAAGCGGCACTGGATGAATGCAGCCGACGCGGCATAAAGGCCGATCTCTGGCTGCGGGACGACGATGCCGTGGAACCGACACCGGCTCTCGACCTATTGCTTGATCTTTGCGGCAGCTTTTCCGTTCCGGTCACTCTCGCGGTCATTCCCGAGATGACGACGGATAAGCTCGCAACACATCTGGATGCCTCAGATATCGCTGAGGTCGCCGTCCATGGCTGGTCCCATGTGAATTACGCCGGGGCCGAAGAAAAGAAACAGGAACTCGGGTCGCATCGCGACCCGGCCATCGTGCTTGATGAATTGCAATCGGGACTGGATAAGCTCCACGACCTGCATGGCGGTCGTCTGGTGCCAATGCTGGTGCCGCCGTGGAACCGAATCGACGCCGGTATCGTGAAGAGTTTGGCGGATATCGGATATCGCGCCTTATCCGTTTTCGGCCCTGAGAAAAACACCGTGCCGCCTTGTCTGAACACCCATGTCGATGTCATCGACTGGCATGGCAGCCGCGGCGGCCGTGACGACGATATCCTGTTTTCCGAGACCGCCGCCCGCATTCTGCGCACCGCCGAAGAGGGCGGCACGACCGGCATCCTCACCCATCATCTCGTGCATGACGACACTGTGTGGCGCTTCCTGCGGCGGCTTTTCGAAGTGACCACCGGGCATCCTGCCGCCCGCTGGCGTTCCTCGAAGGACCTCGTCAACGGGATATCACCATGA